The following coding sequences are from one Nitrospira sp. CR1.1 window:
- a CDS encoding HAMP domain-containing protein — protein MRAARRTGGLQRKFFVALLIVGIVPGMAALWATYHSSTASLKQAIGEGFQEIARSTSIRLAGAVDDEIDRAGRLAISVANQQAQGLSDRSDRSQTETARSHPAHRPLTKPVTAGYLEEWAHESRHYLRVTIADHRGLVLASTDPGLSPQQADQTWWREAMHAPAGTAYVSTVTLDPAINDAIFHVAVPIVEKAGATVTGAVDLVIRHNLLTQLILPIHIGNTGHAMLLDTQGTPLICPVLPPTAHLIPPSLMNRLALDRPLWLVANDDAHGGRDAIVGASPVRFSHPLTPSSLEGNRWYAFVRQAPEETYAPIYSLLLSVGVIGFGLVIVLSAFGFAVGYRIVKPLAALQREAEGLRLNLTTPHTNSTVPPATPPLPQEYRTGDEIEDLATTFSAMRAVLEENLRTIKSQQHELIRQEKLASVGQLLAALAHDLRNPLGVIRSSAQVVLEGPQDEAIRHEMARYIIDEVDKLSQRLHDFLRYARQKPPDFADCAAEDVIRAAVKQWEAQGGHEHIRVEHRFGRNLPLIHIDPEQIKEALMNVLINAREAMTEGGTLTLATRGGEGGDVEIDVADTGSGIAPDHLARLFEPFFTTKTYGTGLGLTNVKRLVEDNGGTLAVTSNQGNGTTFTLRFRPAS, from the coding sequence ATGCGCGCTGCACGACGGACCGGCGGGCTCCAGAGAAAATTTTTTGTCGCGTTATTGATCGTCGGCATCGTGCCGGGCATGGCCGCGCTCTGGGCCACCTACCATTCCAGCACCGCCAGCCTCAAGCAGGCGATCGGAGAAGGGTTCCAGGAAATTGCGCGCTCCACATCGATTCGATTAGCCGGCGCCGTCGACGATGAAATCGATCGCGCCGGCCGTCTGGCCATCAGCGTCGCCAATCAACAAGCGCAAGGACTCTCCGACCGGTCCGACCGCAGCCAAACCGAAACCGCTCGTTCGCACCCCGCTCATCGGCCTCTGACAAAGCCGGTCACCGCCGGCTACCTCGAAGAATGGGCGCACGAATCCCGCCACTATCTGCGTGTCACCATTGCCGATCACCGGGGCCTGGTCCTCGCCTCCACCGATCCGGGGCTCTCACCGCAGCAGGCTGATCAAACGTGGTGGCGCGAGGCCATGCACGCCCCGGCCGGCACGGCCTATGTCAGCACTGTCACGCTCGACCCGGCCATCAACGACGCGATCTTCCACGTTGCGGTTCCCATTGTGGAGAAGGCCGGGGCCACGGTGACTGGCGCCGTCGACCTCGTGATCCGCCACAATCTCCTCACCCAGCTGATCCTCCCGATTCATATCGGGAATACTGGCCATGCCATGCTCCTCGATACGCAAGGGACACCGCTCATCTGTCCGGTGCTGCCGCCGACCGCCCACCTCATTCCCCCAAGTCTGATGAACCGGCTGGCTCTGGACCGTCCCTTGTGGTTGGTGGCCAATGACGATGCGCACGGCGGGCGCGATGCGATCGTTGGAGCCTCGCCGGTCCGCTTCAGCCATCCGTTGACCCCGTCCAGCCTGGAAGGCAATCGATGGTACGCCTTTGTTCGACAGGCTCCCGAGGAAACCTATGCGCCAATCTATTCGCTCCTGCTGTCCGTCGGCGTGATCGGCTTCGGCCTGGTGATTGTGCTGTCCGCCTTTGGATTTGCCGTCGGCTATCGGATCGTCAAACCGCTCGCCGCGCTCCAGCGGGAGGCCGAGGGACTGCGCCTCAATTTGACGACGCCTCACACCAACAGCACTGTCCCGCCTGCGACTCCGCCCTTGCCGCAGGAATACCGGACCGGTGATGAAATCGAAGACCTCGCCACGACGTTCAGCGCAATGCGGGCGGTGCTGGAAGAAAATCTGCGCACCATCAAGTCGCAGCAACATGAATTGATCCGGCAGGAAAAGCTGGCATCGGTCGGACAACTCCTTGCCGCCCTTGCCCACGACCTCCGCAATCCCCTCGGCGTGATCCGTAGCTCAGCCCAAGTGGTGCTGGAGGGGCCGCAGGACGAAGCGATCCGTCACGAAATGGCTCGCTATATCATCGACGAAGTCGACAAACTGTCCCAACGCCTTCACGACTTTCTGCGTTATGCGAGGCAGAAGCCGCCGGACTTTGCCGACTGCGCTGCGGAAGACGTAATACGCGCCGCTGTGAAGCAGTGGGAAGCGCAAGGCGGGCATGAACACATCCGGGTCGAGCACCGGTTCGGACGCAACCTGCCCCTGATTCATATTGATCCTGAACAGATCAAGGAAGCCCTCATGAACGTGCTGATCAATGCGCGGGAAGCGATGACGGAAGGGGGAACCCTGACCCTGGCAACCCGCGGCGGGGAAGGAGGCGATGTGGAGATCGATGTGGCGGATACGGGAAGCGGCATAGCGCCAGACCACCTCGCGCGACTTTTCGAACCGTTTTTCACCACCAAGACCTATGGCACTGGCCTCGGCCTCACCAACGTCAAACGTCTCGTGGAAGATAACGGGGGAACCCTGGCCGTGACCAGCAATCAGGGGAACGGCACCACCTTCACGCTGCGCTTTCGCCCGGCGAGCTAG
- a CDS encoding response regulator, translated as MHAPTLLIVEDEERMRRLFELVLKPAGYHLLLARSGEEAIRLLQEHDSLDMIITDLQLGTLSGMDVLEAARQQAPDVPVLIVTGYGTVKSAVEAMQKGAYDYISKPVDNEELKIVIARALQVRQLARDNRALRAGLHEQFGFDRIVSVSKEMELVKRLAREVAQTDATVLITGESGTGKDLLARAIHLVSPRAQGPMVALNCAGIPEHLLESELFGYEKGAFTDAKKSKPGRFQMADRGTLFLDEIGELSLTAQAKLLRVLEQHVVEPLGGVRSIPVDLRVIAATNQELPDLIKAGRFRLDLYYRLNVYQLRMPPLRERPGDIEPILTQFLDQARRERGSRIKGIARDALTRLTQYPWPGNVRELHNVVEWLTITCKQDMIQPEHLPASLTAAAPQPPASPAGGPSLLSFGLSVEEVEKAMLQEALTKSGGNVSEASRLLKITRNTLRYRMAKHNLSQPQG; from the coding sequence TGCGCCGCCTCTTTGAGCTGGTGCTGAAACCTGCCGGGTATCATCTGCTGTTGGCGCGTTCCGGAGAGGAAGCCATCCGCTTGCTGCAGGAGCATGACTCGCTCGACATGATCATCACGGACCTTCAACTGGGAACCCTGTCGGGCATGGACGTGCTGGAAGCCGCCCGCCAACAGGCGCCTGATGTGCCGGTCCTCATCGTGACCGGCTATGGAACGGTAAAATCGGCCGTCGAGGCAATGCAGAAGGGCGCCTACGATTACATCTCCAAGCCGGTGGATAACGAAGAGCTGAAAATCGTCATCGCCCGCGCGCTGCAAGTCCGTCAACTCGCCCGGGACAATCGCGCGCTGCGCGCAGGGCTCCATGAGCAGTTCGGATTCGACCGCATCGTCAGCGTCTCCAAAGAAATGGAGCTGGTCAAACGGCTTGCCAGGGAGGTGGCCCAGACCGATGCCACCGTGCTGATCACAGGCGAGAGCGGCACGGGCAAGGATCTCCTCGCGCGCGCCATTCACCTGGTCAGCCCGCGCGCGCAAGGCCCGATGGTGGCGCTGAACTGCGCCGGCATTCCCGAGCATCTGCTTGAATCCGAACTGTTCGGCTATGAGAAAGGCGCCTTCACCGACGCAAAGAAGTCCAAGCCGGGCCGTTTTCAAATGGCCGATCGCGGCACCTTGTTCCTGGATGAAATCGGCGAACTCAGCCTGACGGCGCAAGCCAAACTTCTGCGGGTGCTCGAGCAGCATGTGGTGGAGCCGCTGGGCGGGGTTCGGAGCATTCCAGTCGATCTGCGAGTCATTGCCGCGACGAATCAGGAGTTGCCCGACCTCATCAAGGCCGGTCGCTTCCGCCTGGATTTGTATTATCGCCTGAACGTCTACCAGCTTCGCATGCCCCCCCTGCGGGAACGGCCGGGCGATATCGAACCGATCCTGACTCAGTTTCTCGACCAGGCCCGCCGCGAGCGTGGCAGCCGCATCAAAGGGATCGCGCGGGACGCGCTCACGCGTCTCACGCAGTATCCCTGGCCCGGCAATGTGCGGGAGCTTCACAATGTCGTGGAATGGCTGACGATCACCTGCAAGCAGGACATGATTCAGCCCGAGCATCTCCCGGCTTCGCTGACCGCCGCAGCCCCCCAGCCGCCGGCGTCGCCGGCCGGCGGTCCCTCGCTCCTCTCGTTCGGGCTGTCGGTCGAAGAGGTCGAAAAAGCGATGCTGCAAGAAGCGCTGACGAAGAGCGGCGGCAATGTGTCTGAAGCCAGCCGCCTGCTCAAAATCACACGCAACACGCTGCGCTATCGCATGGCCAAACATAACCTGTCACAGCCTCAAGGCTGA
- a CDS encoding M48 family metalloprotease, whose translation MNMRSNQNLAATLIAFSLAAAGCADVQRASEDIARQSGNPRLAGAIHGVGNVVGSLFPIGYEEESSIGQSMALQVVARYGGVVDQPELVRYVNLVGRAVANTSDRPDIPYRVAILEHESINAFAAPAGYIFVTRGLLKQIRNEAELAAVLGHEIAHVSQKHILDVIQRSKRLAGVTEAGLSYATSNPAAFKTVIDGAVKKLLDEGLDQEKETEADTVGEVFAARVGYDAEAYVGLLTRLRDLKGDDRALFKTHPNFSARIEAVQKTIQGKHLAATGVLLQERFSRMTKRI comes from the coding sequence GTGAATATGCGAAGTAATCAGAATCTGGCGGCAACGTTGATTGCCTTTTCTCTGGCCGCGGCCGGTTGCGCGGACGTGCAGCGAGCCAGTGAAGATATCGCGCGACAATCCGGTAATCCGCGCTTGGCCGGGGCCATTCATGGGGTCGGCAATGTTGTCGGGAGTCTGTTCCCCATCGGCTATGAGGAGGAGTCGTCGATCGGCCAGTCGATGGCCTTGCAGGTTGTGGCACGGTATGGCGGAGTCGTGGATCAACCGGAGCTCGTCCGGTATGTGAATCTGGTCGGGCGGGCAGTCGCCAACACGTCCGACCGGCCGGATATTCCCTATCGGGTGGCGATTCTGGAGCATGAATCGATCAATGCCTTTGCCGCGCCGGCCGGATACATCTTTGTCACGCGCGGTCTGCTCAAGCAGATCCGAAACGAGGCGGAGTTGGCCGCGGTGTTGGGACATGAAATCGCCCACGTGAGCCAAAAGCACATTCTCGATGTCATTCAGCGGAGCAAGCGCCTGGCAGGTGTGACCGAAGCGGGCCTGTCGTATGCGACGAGCAATCCGGCGGCGTTCAAGACCGTGATTGACGGCGCGGTCAAGAAGTTGCTCGATGAAGGCCTGGATCAGGAGAAGGAAACGGAAGCCGATACGGTCGGCGAAGTGTTCGCGGCGCGGGTCGGTTACGACGCGGAGGCCTATGTGGGCTTGCTGACGCGCTTACGGGACCTCAAGGGCGATGACCGGGCTTTGTTTAAAACCCATCCCAACTTTTCAGCGCGTATCGAGGCAGTGCAGAAAACGATTCAGGGCAAACATCTTGCCGCCACCGGCGTCCTGTTACAGGAGCGGTTCTCGCGCATGACCAAACGCATCTAG
- a CDS encoding SH3 domain-containing protein: MTPPRLLRVFPIVLCLGLFAWGSEAQAETVYVQAKTAQLRAGKTSLDAVVGNVKFGEALEVVGRDGNWVEVKTSAGAKGWIFANKTSSSKPSGTNDTLAKLGQSMRGGDASATTASAGARGLDKASEGYANRAGVSARDRDAVDRMTAYQIPDQEVEEFLREGGLGEYAK, translated from the coding sequence GTGACACCACCACGATTGCTTCGAGTGTTTCCCATCGTCCTATGCCTCGGTCTGTTCGCCTGGGGGAGCGAGGCCCAGGCAGAAACTGTCTATGTGCAAGCCAAGACGGCGCAACTTCGCGCCGGAAAAACTTCATTGGATGCCGTGGTAGGGAACGTGAAGTTCGGCGAGGCGTTGGAGGTGGTCGGGCGTGACGGCAATTGGGTGGAGGTCAAGACTTCAGCCGGCGCCAAAGGATGGATCTTCGCCAACAAGACCTCATCGTCCAAACCGTCCGGCACCAACGATACATTGGCCAAGCTTGGCCAAAGCATGCGCGGCGGCGATGCATCGGCCACGACGGCCTCGGCGGGCGCCAGAGGACTGGATAAGGCTTCCGAAGGCTATGCCAATCGCGCCGGCGTGTCCGCGCGTGATCGCGACGCGGTGGATCGGATGACGGCCTATCAGATTCCCGATCAGGAGGTCGAGGAGTTTTTGCGAGAAGGAGGCCTCGGTGAATATGCGAAGTAA